A stretch of the Gracilinanus agilis isolate LMUSP501 chromosome 4, AgileGrace, whole genome shotgun sequence genome encodes the following:
- the BUD23 gene encoding probable 18S rRNA (guanine-N(7))-methyltransferase encodes MACRGKRPEHRGPPELFYNEDEARKYTHNSRMIEIQTQMSERAVELLNLPEDQPCFLLDVGCGSGLSGDFISEQGHYWVGIDISSSMLDVAVDREVEGDLLQGDMGQGIPFRPGSFDGCISISAVQWLCNADQKTHNPAKRLYCFFSSLYSALARGARAVLQLYPENAEQLELITAQAMKAGFTGGMVVDFPNSAKAKKFFLCLFSGPSGVLPKGLGTECGDSQEMRESKFSNERIRFKTTKGKSVKKSRDWILEKKERRRRQGKEVRADTRYTGRKRRPHF; translated from the exons CTCACGGATGATTGAAATTCAGACACAGATGTCAGAACGGGCCGTGGAACTTCTCAATCTGCCTGAGGACCAGCCCTGCTTCTTGTTAGATGTTGG CTGTGGTTCTGGGCTCAGCGGTGACTTCATTTCAGAGCAGGGGCACTACTGGGTGGGCATTGACATTAGTTCTTCTATGCTGG ATGTGGCTGTGGATAGAGAAGTGGAAGGAGACCTGCTTCAGGGAGACATGGGTCAGGGCATCCCCTTCAGGCCTGGGTCTTTTGATGGTTGTATTAG CATTTCTGCTGTGCAGTGGCTCTGTAATGCTGACCAGAAGACACACAACCCTGCCAAGCGCTTGTACTGCTTTTTTTCATCACTTTATTCTGCTCTG GCCCGAGGAGCTCGAGCAGTTCTACAGCTGTATCCAGAGAATGCTGAGCAG TTGGAGCTGATTACAGCCCAGGCAATGAAGGCTGGTTTCACTGGAGGCATGGTGGTGGACTTCCCCAACAGTGCTAAAGCTAAGAA GTTTTTCCTCTGTCTGTTTTCTGGCCCTTCAGGAGTGTTGCCCAAG GGCCTGGGCACCGAGTGTGGAGATTCACAAGAAATGAGAGAGTCCAAGTTTTCTAATGAAAG GATCCGCTTTAAGACGACAAAAGGCAAGTCTGTGAAGAAGAGCCGTGACTGGATCCTTGAGAAGAAGGAACGGCGGCGGCGGCAGGGCAA GGAGGTCCGAGCTGATACACGTTACACTGGCCGCAAGCGGAGACCCCACTTTTGA
- the STX1A gene encoding syntaxin-1A: MDEFFEQVEEIRGFIDKISENVEEVKRKHSAILAAPNPDEKTKEELEELMSDIKKTANKVRSKLKSIEQSIEQEEGLNRSSADLRIRKTQHSTLSRKFVEVMSEYNATQSDYRERCKGRIQRQLEITGRTTTSEELENMLESGNPAIFASGIIMDSNITKQALSEIETRHSEIIKLENSIRELHDMFTDMAMLVESQGEMIDRIEYNVEHSVDYVERAVSDTKKAVKYQSKARRKKIMIIICCVILGIVIASTFGGIFG; the protein is encoded by the exons ATGGATGAGTTCTTCGAGCAG GTGGAAGAGATACGGGGTTTCATCGACAAGATCTCAGAGAACGTGGAAGAGGTGAAAAGGAAGCATAGCGCCATCTTGGCTGCCCCCAACCCTGATGAGA AGACAAAAGAAGAGCTGGAAGAACTCATGTCAGACATAAAAAAGACGGCCAACAAAGTCCGATCCAAATTAAAGA GCATTGAGCAGAGTATTGAGCAGGAAGAGGGGCTGAACAGATCCTCTGCGGACCTGAGGATCCGGAAGACCCAA CACTCCACACTGTCCCGGAAGTTTGTGGAGGTCATGTCTGAGTACAACGCCACCCAGTCCGACTACAGGGAACGGTGCAAGGGCCGAATCCAAAGGCAGCTGGAGATCA CTGGCAGAACTACCACAAGCGAGGAGCTGGAAAACATGCTGGAGAGTGGGAATCCCGCCATCTTTGCTTCAGGG ATTATCATGGACTCGAACATCACGAAACAAGCCCTGAGTGAAATTGAGACAAGGCACAGCGAGATCATCAAGCTGGAGAACAGCATCCGCGAACTCCATGACATGTTCACTGACATGGCCATGCTGGTGGAGAGCCAG GGGGAGATGATTGATCGCATCGAGTACAACGTGGAACACTCCGTGGACTACGTGGAGCGAGCCGTGTCGGACACCAAGAAAGCAGTCAAATACCAGAGCAAAGCCCGGAGG aagaaaatcatgatTATCATCtgctgcgtgatcctgggcatcGTCATCGCCTCCACGTTTGGGGGCATCTTCGGATAG